From the genome of Armatimonadota bacterium, one region includes:
- a CDS encoding YciI family protein — MPEYAYLLAPARAEMPIDPTPEESRVVNAHFEYLRDAVRRGQAIFVGRTMDLDPLGIAVFEAETEGDARGFMLGDPAVATGVMTAELRPFRTALMRGRDNT; from the coding sequence TTGCCCGAATACGCTTATCTCCTTGCGCCGGCAAGGGCGGAAATGCCCATCGATCCGACGCCCGAGGAGAGCCGTGTGGTGAACGCCCACTTCGAATACCTGCGCGATGCCGTCAGGCGCGGCCAGGCGATTTTCGTTGGACGGACCATGGATCTTGACCCTCTCGGCATCGCGGTATTCGAGGCGGAAACCGAAGGGGACGCCAGGGGGTTCATGCTGGGTGATCCGGCCGTGGCCACCGGGGTGATGACGGCCGAATTGCGACCATTTCGCACCGCTTTGATGCGGGGCAGAGACAATACATGA